The Winogradskyella schleiferi genome has a window encoding:
- a CDS encoding VOC family protein, with protein MNTSFHMSLPCLNVEETKSFYVDNIGASLGRTNDNWIDINLFGHQLTFIQAEKFNFNSPNYVFEGKMLPSFHFGVIVDVDQWGELYAKLNHLNLKVVTQTTFLKDKTGEHLSFFIKDSNDYMLEFKSFKDADEMFKA; from the coding sequence ATGAATACTTCATTTCACATGTCCTTACCGTGTTTAAATGTAGAAGAAACCAAAAGCTTTTACGTGGATAACATCGGCGCTTCCTTGGGAAGAACAAACGATAATTGGATAGATATCAATTTATTCGGTCATCAACTAACATTTATTCAAGCTGAAAAATTTAACTTCAATAGTCCAAATTATGTATTTGAAGGTAAAATGCTACCCTCATTTCATTTTGGCGTTATTGTAGATGTTGACCAATGGGGAGAACTCTATGCAAAATTGAATCATTTAAACTTAAAAGTGGTCACCCAAACCACATTCTTAAAAGATAAAACGGGCGAGCATTTGTCTTTTTTCATTAAAGATTCTAACGATTATATGTTGGAATTTAAAAGCTTTAAAGACGCTGACGAAATGTTTAAAGCCTAA
- a CDS encoding carbon-nitrogen hydrolase family protein: MEEQKIENIELQYLTVDDYAELKSATLESYGGVLNSYWKKHHIERLTSIFPQGQVVIKIDGVIAGCALSLIVDYDKVEDNHTYADIIEGDKFNNHDEFGDVLYGIDVFIKPEFRGLRLGRRLYDYRKELCENLNLKGIVFGGRMPNYHKFQNELTPKEYIEKVKHKEIHDPVLNFQISNDFHPLRIIKGYLEGDTASSEYAVLMEWDNVYYTKKSKKASSVKTIVRLGLIQWQMRTYNSLEELMQQVEYFVDSVAAYRSDFALFPEFFNAPLMAKFNHMYEPDAIRELAKYTAIIVEKMQQLSISYNINIITGSMPELIDDKLFNVGYLCRRDGSLERYEKIHVTPDEAKVWGMQPGHQLKTYDTDCGKIGVLICYDSEFPELSRLLSDEGMDILFVPFLTDTQNGYSRVRLCAQARAIENECYVAIAGSVGNLPNVNNMDIQYAQSAVFTPCDFSFPSNGIKAEATTNTEMILVADVDLSLLRELHAFGAVKNLKDRRKDVYDVIRVNK, translated from the coding sequence ATGGAAGAACAGAAAATTGAAAATATAGAATTACAGTATTTAACGGTTGATGATTACGCAGAACTAAAATCGGCAACCTTAGAATCCTATGGCGGTGTATTAAATTCCTATTGGAAAAAGCATCACATAGAACGCTTGACCTCCATTTTTCCGCAAGGTCAGGTGGTCATCAAAATTGATGGTGTAATTGCTGGATGTGCGTTGTCGTTAATTGTAGATTATGATAAGGTAGAAGATAACCATACTTATGCCGATATTATTGAAGGCGATAAATTTAATAATCACGATGAATTTGGCGATGTGCTCTATGGTATCGATGTTTTTATTAAACCTGAATTCAGAGGTTTAAGATTAGGAAGACGTCTGTACGATTACAGAAAAGAGCTATGTGAAAATTTGAATCTTAAAGGCATTGTATTTGGAGGACGAATGCCAAACTATCATAAGTTTCAAAATGAACTGACACCAAAAGAATATATTGAAAAAGTTAAGCATAAAGAAATTCATGATCCGGTTTTAAACTTCCAAATATCCAATGACTTTCATCCCTTACGAATCATAAAAGGTTATTTGGAAGGTGATACGGCATCAAGCGAATATGCGGTTTTGATGGAATGGGATAATGTGTATTATACCAAAAAAAGTAAAAAAGCGAGCAGTGTAAAAACCATCGTAAGATTAGGTTTGATCCAATGGCAAATGCGTACCTATAATAGTTTGGAAGAACTGATGCAACAGGTAGAATATTTTGTAGATAGTGTTGCCGCTTATCGATCGGATTTTGCGTTGTTCCCAGAGTTTTTCAATGCACCATTGATGGCAAAGTTCAATCACATGTATGAGCCAGATGCTATTAGGGAATTGGCAAAATATACCGCTATTATCGTTGAAAAAATGCAGCAATTATCAATCTCGTATAATATCAACATCATTACAGGTAGTATGCCAGAGCTTATTGATGATAAACTTTTTAACGTCGGATATCTTTGCAGAAGAGACGGAAGTTTGGAACGTTATGAAAAAATTCACGTTACACCAGATGAAGCCAAAGTTTGGGGTATGCAACCTGGACACCAGCTAAAAACCTATGATACCGATTGTGGTAAGATAGGCGTTTTAATTTGTTACGATTCTGAATTCCCTGAGCTATCACGATTATTATCCGATGAAGGTATGGATATTCTATTTGTGCCATTTCTAACAGATACACAAAATGGCTATTCGAGAGTTCGTTTGTGCGCTCAAGCCAGAGCCATAGAAAACGAATGTTACGTGGCCATTGCTGGAAGCGTAGGAAATTTGCCAAATGTGAATAATATGGACATTCAATATGCACAATCAGCCGTGTTTACACCATGCGATTTTTCATTTCCTAGTAATGGAATAAAAGCGGAAGCCACAACCAATACTGAAATGATATTGGTTGCCGATGTGGATTTGAGCCTGTTAAGGGAATTACACGCTTTCGGAGCCGTGAAAAATTTAAAAGATCGCAGAAAAGATGTTTATGATGTTATTCGAGTAAATAAATAA
- a CDS encoding deoxyhypusine synthase family protein — protein MTTNKGEISKFIEKYYLHFNAAALVDAAKGYEAQLNSGAKMLVSLAGAMSTAELGKIFAEMIRQDKVQIISCTGANLEEDIMNLVAHSHYKRVPNYRDLTPQDEWDLLEKGLNRVTDTCIPEEEAFRRIQEHIVKIWKDAEANGERYLPHEYMYKLLLSGVLEEYYEIDLKDSWMYAAAEKNLPIICPGWEDSTMGNIFASYVLKGELKASTMKSGIEYMTFLADWYTDNSENGIGFFQIGGGIAGDFPICVVPMLYQDMERPETPFWSYFCQISDSTTSYGSYSGAVPNEKITWGKLDINTPKFIIESDATIVAPLIFAYLLDM, from the coding sequence ATGACTACTAATAAAGGAGAGATTTCAAAATTTATAGAAAAATATTATTTACACTTTAATGCAGCAGCGTTGGTTGATGCGGCCAAGGGTTACGAAGCGCAACTCAATTCGGGTGCAAAGATGTTAGTGTCTTTGGCTGGTGCGATGAGTACGGCAGAATTAGGTAAAATATTTGCCGAAATGATTCGCCAAGATAAAGTGCAAATCATATCGTGTACAGGAGCAAATCTTGAAGAGGATATTATGAATTTGGTAGCACATTCGCACTATAAGCGAGTGCCAAACTACAGGGATTTAACACCTCAGGATGAATGGGATTTGCTGGAAAAAGGCTTAAACCGAGTAACGGACACTTGTATTCCGGAAGAGGAAGCGTTTAGAAGAATCCAAGAACATATCGTTAAAATTTGGAAAGATGCCGAAGCCAATGGTGAACGTTATTTGCCACATGAATATATGTACAAATTATTATTATCTGGTGTTTTAGAAGAATACTACGAGATTGATTTGAAAGATTCTTGGATGTATGCTGCCGCAGAAAAAAACCTACCGATTATTTGTCCAGGTTGGGAAGATAGCACCATGGGAAATATTTTTGCAAGCTACGTGCTTAAGGGCGAATTGAAAGCTAGCACCATGAAATCCGGTATTGAGTATATGACCTTTTTAGCGGATTGGTACACGGATAACTCTGAAAATGGTATTGGCTTTTTCCAAATAGGAGGAGGCATCGCAGGCGATTTTCCAATATGTGTGGTACCTATGTTATATCAAGATATGGAACGACCAGAAACACCATTCTGGAGCTATTTCTGCCAAATCAGTGATAGTACCACCAGTTACGGATCGTATTCTGGAGCTGTTCCAAACGAAAAAATTACTTGGGGAAAATTGGATATTAACACGCCAAAGTTTATCATAGAAAGTGATGCAACTATTGTAGCACCATTAATTTTTGCTTATCTCTTAGATATGTAA
- the speB gene encoding agmatinase — protein MKTKTYAGIPEELAKLETAKIVLIPVPYDGTSTWQKGADKGPEAFLDASANMELYDIETESEVYQQGVFLADAVTENSSPKAMVEAVHQATKRYIKKNKFVTIFGGEHSISIGTIRAFNEMFDDITVLHIDAHADLRESYEGSSCNHACAVYEASQTTNLIQVGIRSMDSIEKTVMDEEKTYFAHEMAVDDSWMDSAIDQMTDNVFITFDLDALDPSIMPSTGTPEPGGLLYYETLEFLKQVFAEKNVVGFDIVELCPNKNDKSSDFLAAKLYYKMLSYKFQDENIEDGFESNFNDSTNSGNKKSKFDTEDDY, from the coding sequence ATGAAAACAAAAACTTACGCTGGAATCCCAGAAGAATTAGCAAAATTAGAAACTGCTAAAATCGTATTAATTCCTGTACCTTATGATGGTACAAGCACATGGCAAAAAGGTGCCGATAAAGGCCCTGAGGCTTTTTTAGACGCTTCAGCAAATATGGAGCTTTATGATATTGAAACCGAATCTGAAGTTTACCAACAAGGGGTATTTTTAGCAGATGCGGTAACTGAAAATTCATCACCAAAAGCGATGGTAGAAGCGGTTCATCAAGCTACAAAACGCTATATTAAAAAAAATAAATTTGTGACGATTTTTGGTGGCGAACATTCAATATCCATCGGTACCATTAGAGCATTCAACGAAATGTTCGATGATATTACGGTGTTGCATATTGATGCGCATGCCGATTTACGCGAAAGCTACGAAGGATCGAGCTGCAATCACGCTTGTGCAGTATATGAAGCGAGCCAAACCACGAATTTGATTCAAGTCGGTATTCGTTCAATGGATAGCATTGAAAAAACCGTTATGGACGAGGAGAAAACTTATTTCGCTCACGAAATGGCAGTCGATGATAGTTGGATGGATTCAGCTATTGACCAAATGACGGACAATGTATTCATTACATTCGATTTGGATGCTTTAGATCCTTCAATTATGCCAAGTACAGGCACACCAGAACCAGGCGGTTTGTTGTATTACGAAACGCTGGAATTCTTAAAGCAAGTGTTCGCAGAAAAAAATGTGGTTGGATTTGATATCGTGGAATTATGTCCAAATAAAAACGATAAATCATCAGATTTCTTAGCGGCTAAATTGTATTACAAAATGTTGAGTTATAAATTTCAAGATGAAAATATAGAAGACGGTTTTGAAAGTAACTTTAACGATTCAACAAACTCAGGAAACAAAAAATCTAAATTTGATACAGAAGATGACTACTAA
- a CDS encoding type III PLP-dependent enzyme domain-containing protein — MNNKYIDLIDQSFHFPQDEFKLEDKALQFHDIDLTQLIEDHGVPLKFTYLPQISNNIQRAKTWFADAFKNHKYKGKYNYCYCTKSSHFKHVLDEALTNDIHIETSSAFDIDIVKALKKEGKITDKTFVLSNGFKREQYISNIADLINDGHKNAIPIIDNYEELDLLSQEIKGKFQVGIRIASEEEPKFEFYTSRLGIGYKNIVPFYKSQIQDNKKVELKMLHFFINTGIRDNAYYWNELHKCLKVYTALKKICPTLDSLNIGGGFPIKNSLAFEFDYAYMVDEIVNQIKLVCEEEEVDTPNIFTEFGSFTVGESGGALYKILYQKQQNDREKWNMINSSFITTLPDTWAINKRFIMLPINRWHDSYERVLLGGLTCDSDDYYNSEQHTNAIYLPKYNKDKDLYIGFFNTGAYQETIGGFGGLQHCLIPTPKHILIQKDAEGNLTTEVFAEQQKSENLLGILGYSS, encoded by the coding sequence ATGAACAATAAATATATTGATCTCATCGATCAATCCTTTCACTTTCCACAAGACGAATTTAAACTTGAGGACAAAGCGCTGCAATTCCATGATATCGACTTAACGCAATTAATCGAAGACCATGGCGTACCGTTGAAATTCACCTATTTACCGCAAATATCCAATAACATCCAGCGTGCCAAAACATGGTTTGCAGATGCCTTTAAAAACCATAAATATAAAGGCAAATACAATTATTGTTATTGTACTAAAAGTTCGCACTTTAAGCATGTGTTGGATGAAGCCTTAACCAATGACATTCATATTGAAACCTCTTCGGCTTTTGATATCGATATTGTAAAAGCACTAAAAAAGGAAGGTAAAATCACGGATAAAACGTTTGTGTTGAGCAATGGTTTTAAACGTGAACAATACATTAGCAATATTGCGGATCTTATCAATGATGGTCACAAAAATGCGATTCCTATTATAGACAATTATGAGGAACTCGATTTATTGTCGCAGGAAATTAAAGGCAAGTTTCAAGTTGGAATTAGAATCGCTTCAGAAGAAGAACCAAAATTCGAATTCTACACTTCGCGTTTAGGTATTGGATATAAAAATATTGTGCCTTTTTATAAAAGTCAGATTCAAGACAATAAAAAAGTAGAGTTAAAAATGCTGCACTTTTTTATCAATACGGGAATTCGTGACAATGCCTATTATTGGAACGAATTGCACAAATGTCTGAAGGTCTATACAGCGTTGAAGAAAATTTGTCCAACATTGGATAGTCTGAATATTGGAGGCGGTTTCCCAATAAAGAACTCGTTGGCTTTCGAATTTGATTACGCCTATATGGTCGATGAAATCGTGAACCAGATAAAATTGGTTTGTGAAGAAGAAGAGGTGGATACACCAAACATTTTTACGGAGTTCGGTAGTTTTACCGTTGGCGAAAGTGGTGGCGCACTCTATAAAATCCTATACCAAAAACAACAGAACGATCGCGAAAAGTGGAATATGATCAATTCCTCTTTTATCACAACCTTACCAGATACTTGGGCCATAAACAAACGTTTTATCATGTTGCCCATTAACCGTTGGCACGATAGTTACGAACGTGTGTTGTTAGGTGGTTTAACTTGCGATAGTGACGATTATTACAACAGTGAGCAACACACCAACGCCATTTATCTACCAAAATACAATAAGGATAAAGATTTATACATCGGCTTTTTTAATACAGGTGCATACCAAGAAACCATTGGTGGATTTGGAGGACTGCAACACTGCTTAATCCCAACACCAAAGCATATTTTAATTCAAAAAGATGCCGAAGGCAACTTAACCACTGAGGTTTTCGCAGAGCAACAGAAGAGTGAGAATTTGTTGGGTATTTTGGGTTATAGTTCTTGA
- a CDS encoding LytR/AlgR family response regulator transcription factor: MKKVNCIVVDDEPLARDVIENYISRIESVNLIASCKNVYEAFNILQKHKIDLIFLDIHMPEIKGTDFFKELNQAPAVIFTTAYSDYAAKAYDLGAIDYLVKPIEFTRFLKSIGRVLKHIDYPVIMNNKKPHGIEDFIYLKIEKKLQKIFLKNILYIESSNNNIKVKMIYREVIAHKKISEIYESLPKHKFIRVHRSFIISIDHIDSFSPVEIEIKKIKIPVGRKYRENVKTQLGYY, translated from the coding sequence ATGAAAAAAGTAAATTGCATTGTTGTAGATGACGAACCTTTGGCCAGAGATGTAATTGAAAATTATATTTCAAGAATTGAGAGCGTAAACTTAATAGCTTCTTGTAAAAATGTTTATGAAGCTTTTAATATACTTCAGAAGCATAAAATAGACTTAATTTTTCTTGACATTCACATGCCAGAAATAAAAGGAACAGATTTTTTTAAAGAACTCAATCAAGCACCTGCAGTCATATTTACAACAGCATATTCAGATTATGCAGCAAAAGCTTATGATTTAGGTGCCATAGACTATTTAGTTAAGCCTATTGAGTTCACAAGGTTTTTAAAGTCAATTGGTAGAGTGTTAAAGCACATCGATTATCCAGTGATAATGAATAATAAAAAACCTCATGGAATTGAAGATTTTATTTACCTTAAAATAGAAAAAAAATTGCAAAAAATATTTTTAAAGAATATTCTATATATTGAAAGTTCTAATAATAACATTAAGGTGAAAATGATATATAGAGAAGTTATTGCTCATAAAAAAATTTCAGAAATTTATGAATCACTACCAAAACATAAATTCATAAGAGTACATAGATCTTTCATTATATCAATAGACCATATTGACTCTTTTTCACCAGTTGAGATAGAAATAAAAAAAATAAAAATACCTGTAGGTAGAAAATATCGAGAAAATGTTAAAACTCAGCTTGGTTATTATTAA
- a CDS encoding sensor histidine kinase, translated as MNYLIENGLLKNRILRHVLYWVAFNLFFGFIWGTYDSNFSKSIIIQLSLLPSRILLVYITLYYLIPKFILKKQIVLFLFFYSALLVFITIFIQKPILWYFVRPYYLVDWQEEDYLSIISVVNTLFEINRAAIIPMVIAFYRIYYTNQKKLLMLEKDQLKSELTHLKNQIHPHFLFNTLNNLYSLILKRSDKAEDAILKLSDLMRYMLYETNPNRVSLYKEINYLKNYINLEKLRLEEGSNINFITEIDKDYRIAPFILIPFIENVFKHGAINHKINGPSITVIAKHNTLTLHTVNYKRTKNYYDKGVGLENVKKRLGLLYTDKYTLEKKETEFQFELTLKLHLI; from the coding sequence ATGAATTATTTAATTGAGAATGGCCTATTGAAAAATAGAATATTAAGACATGTTCTTTATTGGGTGGCGTTTAATTTATTCTTTGGTTTTATTTGGGGAACTTACGATAGTAATTTTTCTAAATCCATTATCATACAACTATCTTTATTACCATCAAGGATTTTACTTGTATACATCACGCTTTATTACTTAATCCCTAAATTTATTTTAAAGAAACAAATAGTCTTATTCTTATTTTTTTATAGTGCCCTTTTAGTTTTTATTACTATTTTCATTCAAAAACCTATTCTTTGGTATTTTGTAAGACCCTATTACCTTGTTGACTGGCAAGAAGAAGATTATTTATCGATTATTAGTGTAGTGAATACACTTTTTGAAATAAATCGTGCCGCTATTATTCCTATGGTTATAGCATTTTATAGAATATATTATACTAATCAAAAAAAACTATTGATGTTAGAAAAGGATCAATTAAAATCTGAATTAACTCATCTCAAAAATCAAATACACCCACATTTTTTATTTAATACATTAAACAATTTATATTCTTTAATCCTTAAGAGATCTGATAAAGCAGAAGATGCCATTTTAAAACTCTCAGATTTAATGAGGTATATGCTATATGAAACAAACCCGAACAGAGTTTCACTTTACAAGGAAATCAATTATTTAAAAAATTACATAAACTTGGAAAAGCTACGTTTAGAAGAAGGCAGTAACATTAATTTTATAACAGAGATTGATAAAGACTATAGGATAGCTCCTTTTATCTTAATACCTTTTATTGAAAATGTTTTTAAACATGGTGCTATAAACCATAAGATCAATGGGCCCTCTATAACTGTAATTGCAAAACACAACACCCTTACACTGCATACGGTAAATTACAAAAGAACAAAAAACTATTATGATAAGGGTGTTGGGCTAGAAAATGTAAAAAAACGTTTAGGTTTGTTGTATACAGACAAGTACACCCTAGAAAAAAAAGAAACTGAATTTCAATTTGAATTAACTTTAAAATTACATCTTATTTAA
- a CDS encoding alpha/beta hydrolase, with amino-acid sequence MKYKFLFVSILFCLIARSQEANYHKELKYLQDNGLEPSEYIINKFGDKSLILLGEDHVVKNNLNFVAQIIPKLYKAGVYNIGMEFGAYEKQKELDNLILGENFDAQVSRDLMFFYNVGWPYQEYQDILKAAWAFNNTLPENSKKFRIVNISYQYDWTAYNGSREDMSGVFHKGEVNQFRKEVIINEILEKGEKGLILCGLPHAFTKYSQGVKDAKGNCTYRSVSLGNLLLDKYKDQVFSIFLHGPIYNFPNESPFFLSPANGEIENVFKLMSNEPLGFDLGKSPIGKLKEDSWFSNCYNDFTIGDLFDGYIFLVPFQKMEDCTIDEDFFKNKSWNEIKKQIPDPYWHKPYDTKKQYWEATIAKIKLKERYKDITRIPNLTVTYGKVDRVKNFQSNYVDSRNIDVWLPPNYNDSERCAVLYMHDGQMLFDSTRTWNNQEWKVDETIARLIFDGKIRNTIVVGVWNNGAYRHSEYFPQKPISYLDRELKGNLIKTDLKRKQQADNYLKFLVEELKPYIDKNYSTHTNVQNTFIAGSSMGGLISMYAMSEYPDVYGGAACLSTHWVGDVNVKGDKIPLAFNQYLINNLPEPKNHKFYFDYGTVGLDSLYKPYQTIIDKTMSKKGYTTKNWITKEFKGDDHSEASWSRRLYIPLEFLLANNNN; translated from the coding sequence ATGAAATATAAATTTCTCTTTGTTTCTATCCTGTTTTGTTTAATTGCTCGTTCACAAGAAGCCAATTACCATAAAGAATTAAAATATCTTCAGGATAACGGTTTAGAACCATCAGAATACATTATCAATAAGTTTGGAGATAAGAGTTTAATTCTTCTAGGTGAAGACCATGTGGTTAAAAACAATTTGAATTTTGTTGCCCAGATAATTCCAAAATTATATAAAGCCGGAGTTTACAACATAGGTATGGAATTTGGAGCCTATGAGAAGCAAAAAGAATTAGACAACTTAATATTAGGAGAAAATTTTGACGCTCAGGTATCAAGAGATTTAATGTTTTTCTATAACGTAGGATGGCCTTACCAAGAGTATCAGGACATATTAAAAGCTGCCTGGGCATTTAATAACACCTTGCCAGAAAACTCAAAAAAATTTAGAATAGTTAATATAAGCTATCAATATGATTGGACTGCTTATAATGGTTCTAGGGAAGATATGTCTGGTGTTTTTCATAAAGGAGAAGTCAATCAGTTTAGAAAAGAAGTTATTATAAATGAAATTTTAGAGAAAGGTGAAAAAGGTCTGATATTATGCGGACTCCCTCATGCTTTTACAAAATATTCACAAGGTGTTAAAGATGCTAAGGGTAATTGTACATATAGAAGCGTAAGTTTAGGTAACTTACTTTTAGATAAGTATAAAGATCAAGTTTTTTCTATTTTTTTACATGGACCTATATATAATTTTCCCAATGAATCGCCTTTCTTTTTATCTCCAGCAAATGGTGAGATTGAAAATGTTTTTAAACTAATGTCCAACGAACCGTTAGGTTTCGATTTAGGAAAAAGCCCTATAGGTAAGTTAAAAGAAGATAGTTGGTTTAGTAATTGCTACAATGATTTTACAATAGGAGATTTGTTTGATGGATATATTTTTTTAGTTCCGTTTCAAAAAATGGAAGATTGCACAATCGATGAAGATTTTTTTAAAAATAAATCGTGGAATGAAATAAAAAAGCAAATACCAGACCCATATTGGCATAAACCATATGACACAAAAAAACAATATTGGGAAGCTACAATAGCGAAAATAAAGCTTAAAGAACGTTACAAGGACATAACTAGAATTCCCAACTTAACGGTTACCTATGGTAAGGTAGATAGAGTAAAAAACTTTCAATCTAATTATGTTGACTCTAGAAATATAGATGTTTGGTTACCTCCAAATTATAATGATTCTGAAAGATGTGCTGTTTTATATATGCACGATGGACAAATGCTTTTTGATTCTACCCGAACATGGAATAATCAAGAATGGAAAGTGGACGAAACTATAGCAAGATTAATCTTTGACGGAAAAATAAGAAATACAATAGTAGTAGGTGTTTGGAATAATGGAGCGTATAGGCATTCAGAATATTTTCCCCAAAAACCAATCAGCTATCTTGATAGGGAATTAAAGGGCAATCTTATTAAAACAGACTTGAAAAGAAAGCAGCAAGCTGATAATTATTTAAAATTTTTAGTAGAAGAGCTAAAACCATACATAGACAAAAATTATTCAACCCATACAAATGTGCAAAATACCTTTATTGCAGGCTCTAGTATGGGAGGGTTAATATCCATGTACGCCATGTCCGAATATCCAGATGTGTATGGTGGAGCAGCTTGTTTATCTACACATTGGGTTGGAGATGTAAATGTAAAGGGAGATAAGATTCCATTAGCGTTCAATCAATACTTAATTAACAATTTGCCAGAACCAAAGAATCATAAATTTTATTTTGATTATGGTACTGTAGGGCTTGATAGCTTATATAAACCATATCAAACTATAATAGACAAGACTATGAGCAAGAAAGGTTACACAACTAAGAATTGGATTACAAAAGAATTTAAAGGAGATGACCATTCTGAAGCATCATGGAGTAGACGATTATATATTCCTTTAGAATTTTTACTAGCTAATAATAACAACTAA